A single region of the Bacteroides luhongzhouii genome encodes:
- a CDS encoding RagB/SusD family nutrient uptake outer membrane protein, which translates to MKNLKNIFTMALVTTCMSACTGFLDIEPETTLTGKNFYKSPDDIRSALYSTYSSLRDNGLYSASIYLFGDVRSDVAFPNQTNYYANTFRHEIEKFTISANNSGNQNYWAHHYKGIIRANTVIEKGKELFGNDEAVQKYIAEAEVLRALFYFNLVRAYGGVPIIMDIPQEYTDSRGHLRASTEEVYIRILTDLTTAIESNNLYRSTNNGEKTPTGRVNKYAAEALLGKVLLSMPNDITEAAYPNVEAWKDISANPNITVFYPETTTTQYEAAKYYLEDVINNGGYELYPNFSELFKPTNKHSSESIWEVEYKTGQAEGLGSPFYTLFSPASYAPRNKANSNGYIPSPISNQGNGACAPTGYFMDMAKKWDSMYPDYQYEVRKFDDVIYTDTRISNGNIKLDTDGVSYLPVNENKDYTQNVAYPYDPYTGTSFRTSVKGFSADDQWMCGKYMGSSEYKVNDSDDNWYILRFADVLLLLAEAEAHISDGVLSQSVLNNTINLVRERAGIVPYLASGDSNKEWVLDTPEKVYQAIYDERTLELAFEGHRWFDLVRSGKAVEVMNQHFTNFYNAYTSNSSPNVNNYYMKSEKFEIDQYCTLFPIPSQEIRSNPKLTQNYGAR; encoded by the coding sequence ATGAAAAATTTGAAGAATATATTTACAATGGCATTGGTTACTACCTGTATGTCCGCTTGTACCGGTTTTCTAGACATTGAGCCGGAAACCACTTTAACGGGTAAGAATTTCTACAAGTCACCCGATGATATACGTTCGGCATTGTATTCAACTTACTCTTCTTTGAGAGACAACGGACTGTATTCGGCCAGCATCTATCTCTTCGGTGATGTGCGTTCGGATGTCGCATTCCCAAATCAGACCAATTATTATGCCAATACTTTCCGACATGAAATTGAAAAATTTACCATATCTGCCAACAACAGCGGAAACCAAAACTATTGGGCTCATCACTACAAAGGAATCATAAGAGCCAACACGGTCATCGAAAAAGGAAAAGAACTTTTCGGGAATGATGAAGCTGTTCAGAAGTACATTGCAGAGGCCGAAGTACTACGTGCCCTTTTCTATTTCAACTTAGTTCGCGCTTACGGCGGAGTACCCATCATTATGGATATCCCGCAAGAATACACCGATTCCAGAGGTCATCTGCGTGCATCAACAGAAGAGGTGTATATACGGATTCTCACCGATTTGACCACCGCCATCGAATCTAACAATCTTTATCGCTCAACAAATAACGGAGAGAAAACTCCAACAGGAAGAGTTAACAAATATGCGGCAGAAGCTTTACTGGGAAAAGTACTTCTATCCATGCCGAACGACATCACAGAAGCTGCTTACCCCAACGTAGAAGCATGGAAAGATATATCTGCCAATCCAAACATTACCGTATTTTATCCGGAAACGACCACTACGCAATACGAAGCCGCCAAGTATTATCTAGAAGATGTGATAAACAATGGAGGATACGAATTGTACCCGAATTTCAGTGAATTATTCAAGCCCACAAACAAACATTCAAGCGAATCTATATGGGAAGTGGAATACAAAACAGGTCAGGCAGAAGGATTGGGCAGCCCGTTCTACACTCTTTTCTCACCCGCATCTTATGCACCCCGCAATAAAGCCAACTCAAACGGATATATCCCATCTCCCATTTCAAATCAAGGAAATGGCGCATGCGCACCGACCGGATATTTTATGGACATGGCAAAGAAATGGGATTCCATGTATCCCGATTATCAATACGAAGTACGCAAATTCGATGATGTTATCTACACCGATACACGCATCAGCAATGGTAATATCAAATTAGACACAGACGGTGTTTCTTATCTTCCGGTTAATGAGAACAAAGATTATACACAAAACGTCGCATATCCTTACGACCCTTATACTGGTACCTCTTTCCGGACTTCTGTCAAAGGCTTTAGCGCAGACGACCAGTGGATGTGCGGCAAATACATGGGTTCATCAGAATATAAAGTAAATGATTCTGATGACAATTGGTATATTCTCCGTTTTGCGGACGTACTGCTGTTATTGGCAGAAGCGGAAGCACATATAAGTGACGGAGTTCTGTCACAAAGCGTTTTGAATAATACAATCAACCTTGTACGGGAAAGGGCTGGTATTGTTCCGTACCTTGCGTCTGGAGACTCTAATAAAGAATGGGTTCTAGATACTCCGGAAAAGGTTTACCAAGCAATCTATGACGAACGAACATTGGAATTGGCGTTCGAAGGACACCGCTGGTTCGATCTCGTACGCTCAGGGAAAGCAGTAGAAGTAATGAACCAACACTTCACCAATTTCTATAATGCTTATACTTCCAACAGCTCTCCTAATGTGAACAACTACTATATGAAGAGCGAAAAATTTGAGATTGACCAATACTGTACCTTATTTCCTATTCCGTCACAAGAGATACGTTCCAATCCTAAGCTGACACAGAATTATGGTGCAAGATAA